TGGCAATTACACATTTAAAAGGTGAAGAAGTAAAACTTACTGGAAATGAAATAAATGTTTCAGATGTAGCTCCTATTGTAAAAATAGTAGGACAAGATTTAAGTGAAATACAAGTTGGTGGAGAAGAAGGTTGTGCACAAGTTTTAGTTGTTGTACCATCATTAGATACACCAGTTTGTGCAGCAGAAGCTAGAAAATTCAATGAAGAAGCTGTAAAACTAGATAATGTAGAAGTAGTTGTTGCATCTATGGATTTACCTTTTGCAATGGGTAGATTTTGCACAACAGAGGGAATTGAAAATTTAAAAGTTGGAAGTGATTTTAGAAATAAAGAACTTGCTACAGCTTATGGAGTTTTAATTGAAAGTGGAGCTTTAAGAGGTGTTGCTGCAAGAGCTGTATTTGTAATTAATGCAAGTGGAGTTGTTGTATATAAAGAAATTTGCAATGAAATAACAGAAGAGCCAAATTATGATGCTGCTTTTGAAGCTGCAAAAGAAGCAACAAATACATCTTGTTGTGGAACTTGTCAGTAATCAATTTTTTAATTTAACATTTGAGTTATAATTATTTAAACATTAAAAAGGAGTTTTAAACTCCTTTTTTTATAGGAGTAATTATGACTACTTGGTATAAGAATTTTTCTAGCCAACCCCATCAAGCTTTCTTTTCAAATGGAATGATTTTTTTCATTCTTTTTTTATCTTTAATTTTAGGTGTATATACACAAAAAATATCAATTGACAGTTCAATATTAGATTATCATGCTTATAGTATGATTCACATTGTGTTTATTCAGTTTTTTATTGGATTTTTGTATGTAGTTTTTCCCAGATTTTTAGTACAAGCACAAATAAAAGTATCAACTTATATGAAACACTTTTATCTATATTTTTTTAGTAGTGTTGGCTTTTTTATCTCATTGTTATTTGCAAATGAATATTTGTTTCTTTTCTCTTTTACTCTTTTACTTGCACAAATTTTATCATTTAAAACACTGTATGAAATCTATAAAAATAGTAAGGTTACGAATAAATATGATGCTAAATGGATATTGATTTGTTTTTTTGCAGGATTAATTTCTCACATACTTTTTTACATATCATTTTTTGATGTTTCTTTTTCATTTACTTTAAAAAAACTTGCTATTAATAGTGGTTTTTATATATTTTCATTTGGAATCATTTTTGCAGTATCTCAAAGAATGATACCATTTTTTACACAAGTAAAAGTGCCTGAGTATAAAATAAATAAAAGTTCAAAAATTATGGAGATATTTTTCTTTTTGATGCTATTAAAAGTAATAGCATTGTTTTTTGAAAATGCTTATTTTAGTCTAATTAGTGATACACTATTTTTTGTATTTTTTGTAAATGAATTAATAAAATGGAAGCTTCCAATATTTAAAGTTAGTGCAATTATGTGGGTTTTATATTTATCTTTATTTTGGATTCCACTTGGATTTTTTATATCTATATTAGAAAATAGCTTTTCTATTTTAAATATTGATTTTATTTTCGAAAAGGCATCTTTGCATGCTTTTGCTTTAGGATATTTTACAACAATTCTATTAGGTTTTGGAACTAGGGTAGTTTTAGGACATTCTGGAAGAACGCCTTATGCAAATAGTTTTACAAAGTTTTTATTTTTAGCATTGCAAGGGGTAATTATCTTAAGGGTATTTGCATCTTTTACTTTAAATAGTAATTTAAACTATGTTTTCTGGATAAATATATCTTCTTTTTTCCTTTTGTTGATTTTAATTTTATGGTCAAGTAGTTACTTAAAAATATTATTAAAAGGCAAATAAATACTACACATATCCTTAACAAATATGTTATAAACTATAATAACAGATTTTAAAGGATATGCTATGTATAAACTTACAAAAAAAGATTGGGAAATTAGTGAAAATGAAGTAACTTCAAAAGAGTTATTTGATAATAGAAGAACTTTCTTAAAACTTGGTGCTGCAAGTGTAATTGCAAGTGGTTCTATTATGGAAGCTTTAGCAAAAGAAAAAATGCCTATTAAGAATCTAAAATTTACAGAAGATCCAAATCCCAATAATCTAATACTTAATACTTATGAACAGATAACTTCACATAATAACTTTTATGAGTTTACTACAAATCAAAGAAAAGTAAAAGATATGGCTCATACTTTAAATACGAAAAATTGGACTATAAAAGTTGATGGATTGGTTGAAAAACCAATGACTTTAGATTTTGATGATTTGTTAAAAAAGTTTGCTTTAGAAGAAAGAATTTATAGATTTAGATGTGTTGAGGGTTGGTCTATGGTTGTTCCTTGGATTGGATTTGAGTTGTCTAAACTTATCAAATATCTAAAACCTTTATCTAGTGCAAAATATATAAGATTTGAAACTTTATATGATGAGCAGATGTTCCCTGATCAAAAAAATAAAGTTTTCAATGCTATTGATTATCCTTATGTTGAAGGTCTTAGAATGGATGAAGCTATGAATGAACTTACACTAATGGCTGTTGGCTTATATGGTTCATCAATGCCAAAGCAAAATGGGGCTCCAATTAGGCTAATAGTTCCTTGGAAGTATGGTTTTAAATCTATTAAATCAATTGCAAAAATCTCTTTTACAGATAAAGAACCACTTAATACTTGGCAAAAAGAGAATCCAAAAGAGTATGGCTTTTATGCAAATGTAAATCCAAAGGTTGACCACCCAAGATGGTCACAAGCTAGGGAGAGAGTTTTAGGTAAATTCTTTAAACAAAATACATTAATGTTCAATGGTTATGAAAAACAAGTTGCACATTTATATAAAGGTATGGACTTAACAAAGGATTTTTAGTGAAATATTTATTATTTGTGCTTTTTTTATTACCTTTAGTAGTTACATCATATGAATTGTTTATTTTACAAAATGTAAATGATCCAATAAAATATATATATACAGTAACAGGTGTTATTTCAACAGTTTTGTTATTTTTTAGTATTTGTTTATCTATGATAAGAAAATGGGTTAATCTAATAAAATATAGAAAAATGATAGGACTTTTTGGATTTTTCTATGCATTTTTACATTTTTTAAATTTTACTATTTTAGATGCACAACTTGATTTTAGTTTTATAATAAAACAAAGTTTAGATAAGCCATTTATTTATATTGGAATGATTGCATTTTTTATTCTTTTATTTATGGCTATTACATCAAAAAAGAATCTATTTAAAAAGTACAATAAGTATCATAAGCTAATTTACTTTGCTTTAATACTAATAACAATACATTTTGTGATGGCTCAAAAGTCATTGACTTTTATTCAATTTTCATACATAATATTAATTTTAGCAATAGGATATTTTAAACTTTTACAACAAATTATTAAAAGAAATACAATATAAGTGTATAGTTAACTATTTGTTAACTATTTGTTGAGATTTAGTTAATACTATACTGTTATAATTTTTACAGAAATAAGCAAGATACGGACTTACTTATTTTCCAGTAAAAATAGACAGCGAATTAGAAGTTTTCCGACAACTAATTTTTTATGTTTCCTTGTGTGTAAAAAAGGCCTTCTTTTGAAGGTCTTTTTTTTTGCCCAAAAAATCCAAATATTAACTAACAAATATTAACTACTAAAAAACTTTATATGATTATATTATAACTCAATGCTTGAAATAAAGGACATGCTATGTCTAGAAAAATTTGGATAATTGGAGCTAGCAGTGGAATAGGTTTAAACCTTGTTTTACTTTGGCTTGAGAAAGGCTATAGTGTTATAGTTAGTGCAAGAAGTGCTACTAAATCAAAAGAGTTAATATCATTGATGGGAAAATATCCTTCTAAATTAACTTTAATAAATATTGATGTGAGTAATGAATCTTCAATTAAAGATTCCCTTGAAAAAATAAAATCACAAGAACACAAAATAGATTTACTTTTTTATAATGCAGCTGTTTACAATACTTTTGATTTAGATAATTGGAATATCAAAGATTTTGAGCAAATGGTTGATATTAATTATCTAGGAGCTATTAGAGTAATATCTATTCTAAAAGATTTTTTTCAAGAGCAAGGTTTTGGTAAATGGATATTTAATTGTAGTTTATCTAGTGATTTTGGACTTCCTTATGGGGGTGCTTATAGTGCTTCTAAAGCTGCACTTGTAAATATTTTACAATCAATTCATCCAGAATTAAAAAGAAAAAATATAGAACTTCAAATTATTAATCATGGCTTTGTAAATACAAGACTTACTAAAAAAAATGATTTTGAAATGCCTCAACTTTTAGAACCTATTGATGCTGCTAAAATAATTGCTTCACAAATAGAAAAAAACAAAGGCTTTGAGATAAGGTTTCCTTTTAAACTGGCACTATTTTTAAAACTTCTAAAAATTTTACCTTATTTTATTTCATTAAATATTACAAAAAGGCTTTTAAAATGAAAAATAAAGACTATTTAAAAGCATATTGTGAGTTTTTTGAAACTATAAATAAAGATACACAATTTGAAAAATATAACTATTTTTTTGATGAAAACTCTATTTTTCAAGACCCTTTTCAAAAAGTTGTAGGTGTAGAAAAAATTTATGAAGTTTTTCAAGATATGTATGAAGTTTTATATGAAGCTAAATTTATAGTATTAAGTCATAGTTGTGATGAAACACAATCTTTTATACATTGGATTTTTGAGTATAAAACAAAAAAAGATTCAGATTTCAACTCATTTGAGGGAGTAAGTATTGTAAAGTTTAATGATAATGCAAGGGTTTCTTCACATGTAGATTATTGGGATGCTGCAAGTAATATTTATGAAAAAATACCTTTATTAGGTTTTATTTTAAGACTTATTAAAAAAAAGATAAGTATAAATGAATAAAGAACTTTCAAAATTAAAACTTTTTTCATACTCATTATTTGCTATTCCTTTAGCTATTTTAGGTTTACCTTTATATATTTATCTTCCAACTTTTTATGCAAAAGATGTTGGAATTGATATGGCACTAGTAGGAGCTACTCTTTTAATTGCAAGGGTTATTGATGTTTTTACTGATCCTATTATTGGAAGATTAAGTGATAAATATTTTAAAAGATATGTTTTTATAATAATTGGTTCAATAATAGTGTTATTTTCATTTTATTTTTTAACTCATCCTCTAAGTAATGCAAATGCTTTTTATTTGTTTATTTTTTCAGTACTTATTTATACTGGATGGAGTTTATTAACTATTCCATATTTTAGTTTAAGTGCAGAGATAAGTTTTAACAAAAATCATAATAATCTTCTAGCTTCAAGTAGAGAGTTTTTTACGATAATAGCTGTTGTTCTAGCTTTATTTTTACCCTATTATTATAATATCTCAAAAGATGAACAAAAATCTTTACTTTTAATGTGGGAGTTGGTGTTATATTTACTTCCCATTCTTTTGATTTTTTTAGTATTTGGAACTAAAAATACACAAAAAATAGATGCAGATATAACAATAAAAGAATCATTTGTATTCTTGAAAGAAAATAGTTTCAAATTTAGAAAACTCTTTTTTGCTTTTTTTATAAATAACATTGCAAATGCTATACCTGCAACTTTATTTATACTTTTTGTAACTTATGTATTAAATGAAAAAGATTCAATTGGAGTACTTCTTTTAGTATATTTTTTATCAGGGGTTTTAGCTTTACCTTTTTGGTATTATATTTCTAAAAGATTTGGTAAAAAAAATAGTTGGATTTATTCTATAATCTTAGCTTCACTAGTTTTTTTATATGTTCCTTTTTTATCAGAAGGTGATTTTGTACCTTTTTTGATTGTATGTATTATCTCAGGCTTTAGTTTAGGTGCAGATATGTTTTTGCCCTCATCAATTCAAGCAGATATAGCACAAGAGTTTACAAAACAAAATAGTCAATTTACTGGAGTTTTATTTAGTTTTTGGGCTATGCTTACAAAATTAGCACTTGCAAGTGCGGTGGGAATTACTTTTATTATTTTAGGAGTTTTTGGTTTTGATTCAAATCCTCAATCCTCAACTTCACAACTATTGTTATCTTCTTTATATGGTTTCTTTCCTATAACTTTAAAACTTCTTGCTGTAGTATTTATTCTAAAATCAAAACATCTTAAATATTAACTGACTATTTATAAGTACAAAACAGCACTAATTTACAATAAAATAACCATACAGGAGAAGAAAAGATGTTTTATAAGTTATTAATAATCATACTCTTTACATTAAATGCAAATGCATTAGAACCAGTAAAATTTGCAAGTATAGATAAATTTAGTGGCTTATGGTATGAAATAGCAAGAACACCAAACTTTTATCAAGAAAGCTGTGTTGCTTCTAGTGTGGAGTATGTTTTACAAGAAGATAACACATACAATATTTATAATAGATGTTTTGAAAATGAAATAGGTGGAAAGCTTATTGAATATTCAGGAGTTGGAAAAACAGCTTCAAAAAACAAAAAATCAATTTCTAAAATTGATATGACATATTTTTGGATTTTTACTAAAAGATATAATATTGTTTATATTGACCAAGACTATAAAAATGCAGTTGTTAGTGATGAAGATAAGAAAAATATTTGGATTATGAGCAGAACACCTAAGATGAAAAAAGAGAAATTAGATTTTATTTTAGAAAAACTTAAAGCTCATATAGATTTAAATAGATTGATATTTACAAAACAAGATAAACAAGGAAGATATAAATGAAAATAGCAGTTATAGGTGCAGGAATTAGTGGATTAGCAAGTGCATATTTACTTAGTAAAAAACATGAAGTTGATCTTTATGAAAAAGAGTCAAGATTAGGTGGGCATGCAAGAACTACAATTGTACAAGAAGATGATAAGGAGTTTGGTGTTGATACTGGCTTTTTAGTTTTTAATCATGAAACATATCCACTTTTAACTAAGCTATTTAAACAACTTGGTGTAAAAATTGAAAATAGCGATATGAGTTTTGGTTTTTGGGATAAAAAAACAAATGTAGCTTATAATGGTGATTCTTTAAGTGGATTGTTCTTTCAAAAGAAAAATATTTTTTCATATAATCATTATAAAATGATAATGGATATTTTAAAGTTTAATAAAAAAGCAAATAAAGATTTAGAAATAAATCATGAAGACTTAAATAAAAACCTAGGAGAGTATTTATCTATTTTTTCTGATGTATTTAAACAAAGATATATTTTGCCTATGGGTGCTGCTATTTGGTCAACACCTGATACAAAAATGAATGATTTCCCTGCTAGAACTTTTCTTCAGTTTTTTAAAAATCACGGTTTACTTGGAGTTGGTACTCATCATCAATGGTTAACTGTAAGTAATGGCTCAATAAATTATGTAAAAAGAATATCAGAATATATTTCTGGAAAAATTGTAATTGATAGTAACATTGTAAAAGTAAAAAGAGAAAATAATAAAGTAGTTTTAGAAAATAGTGTTAATGATACTTTTTTTTATGATAAAGTAATATTTGCTTGTCATGCGCCACAAGTATTAGAGCTTTTAGAAGATGCAAGTGATGATGAAAAAGAGATTTTATCTTGTTTTTTATATAAGCAAAATAAAGCAGTATTACATACAGATAAGAATGCTTTGTATCCAGATAAAAAAATCTATGCAGCATGGAACTATACAAATAATAAAGATAGAACAAGTGTTAGCTTATCATATTGGATAAATAGATTACAAAATCTAAAAACAAAAAAAGATTATTTTGTAACTTTAAATGAAGATTACAAATTTCAAGATTATATAGAAGAAGTTTCATATGAACATCCTCAATTTGATAGGAAAGCAATACAAGCACAAGAAAAAAGAGATTTAATAAACGGTAAAAACAACAGTTACTTTGCAGGTGCATACTGGAGATATGGTTTCCATGAAGATGGATTATATAGTGCAAATACAATTGCAAAAGAGTTTGGATGTGAATTATGAGTCATCAGTTTTTAGAAGGAAAGATATATCATAAAAGGTTTGAGCCAAAAGTACATGAGTTTACTTATGGTTTTTATCTTTTAGATATTGATTTAGGTGATTTTCAAAGTTTAAAAAATCAAAAATATTTTTCAATAAATAGATTAAATCTCTTCTCATTTTATGCAAAAGATCACTTTGGAAAAAATAATGATTTTATACAAAATGTAAAAGAATTACTTGAAAAATTTAAAATAGATGAAGAAGATGTAAGTTTAAGATTTATTACTCTTCCAAGAATTTGTAATTTTGTATTTAATCCAATAAGTTTGCTTTTAATAATAAAAGATGAAAAACCTATTTATATGTTAGCAGAAGTACATAATTATAATGGTGGAAATATAATATATGATTTGAAACTCCAAGAAGATGAAGACAATAAATATAGTGCAGTTATTACAAAAGATATGTATGTCTCACCATTTTTTAATAGAGATGGAACATATTTTTTCACCTTAATTTTAAAAGAAGATTTTTTAAGTTTAAAAATTGATTATCATGAAAAAAAAGAAAAAAGCTTAACAGCTGTTTTTAGTGGTAAACCTTTGACGTTTAGTAGTAAAAACATCTTAAGGCTTTTTTTTAAGTACTGGTTTTTAACAATATTTGTTGTTACAAGAACACTTTGGCACTCTTTAAAACTATATAAAAAAGGTCTAAAGTGGCATAGTCCTACAAAGCAAGATGAAACAAGGAGATTTTAGATGAAGAAGTTTTGGGAAAAGTTTGGATATGGCTTTTTATCAAAAATTGAAAAAGGCACTTTAGAAGTTGTTTTTTCAAATGGCAAAAAAGAGATTTTTGGAGATAGTTTTAATCCAAAAGCTACACTATATATAAAAAATAATAATTTTTTCAAAAAAGTTATGTTGTATGGAGATATAGGTTTTGCTGAAAGTTATATGGATGAAGACTTTGAAACAAATAATCTTACAAATCTAATTTCTATTGCTTTATTAAACTCTAATAAACTAGGCTCATTAAGTAGTGATGAAAAAAATAATAAACTAATTAATCTACTTCCTCAGTTTAATAGAATAAAACATATATTAAGAAAAAATTCAAAAAACAATTCAAGAAAAAATATTTCAGAACATTATGATTTGTCAAATGATTTTTTTAAACTTTTTTTAGATGATACGATGATGTATTCAAGTGCAGTTTTTGAAAATAAAGATGAAGATTTATTTGAAGCACAAAAAAGAAAAATATCATTACTTGCTCAAAAACTAAGAATAGATGAAAATTCACATGTTTTAGAAATAGGTTCTGGATGGGGTTCAATGGCATTACATCTTGCAAAAGAGAGAAAATGTAAAGTAACAACAGTAACTTTAAGTAAAGAACAAAAAGCCTTATGTCTAAAAAGATTCAAAGAAGAAAAAATTGAAGATGCCATAGAGATTTTACTAAAAGATTATAGAGATTTAGATGGCAAGTATGATGCAATAATAGCTGTTGAGATGTTTGAAGCAGTTGGAAGAGAATATTTTGATGTTTTTTTCAAAAAATGCCAAGAGTTATTAAAGCCAAGTGGTGTTTTAGCAATGCAAGTTATTACTATGCCAGATTGTAGATATGAACACTATTGTAAAAGTACTGATTTTATTCAAAAATATATTTTCCCAGGAGGTCATCTTCCAAGTGTAGGAAAGATTTTAGATGTTACTTCAAAGCATACAAGATTGAATTTATTGCATATGGAAGAGTTTACAGAAGATTATGCAAAAACATTAAATATTTGGCATGAAAATTTTATAAATAAACTTGCTGAGGTTAAAAAATTAGGTTTTGACAACTATTTTATTAGAATGTGGAAAATGTACTTAAACTATTGTGAAGCTGCATTTATTACACGAAATATAAATCTTGTTCAATTAGTATTTTCAAGGGATCAAAACATCTATTTAAATAAAGGATTAGTATGAATTTAAAGATATTTTATACACTAGGATTTTGCTTTTTTTTAGGAGGTTGTGGATCTATGAAGATTAGTGATTTTAATAACACTACTCCCAAGTTTGTACCCCAAGACTATTTTGATGGAAAACTTACTGCTTATGGTCTAGTGAAAAATAGAAGTGGAGAGATAATAAGAACTTTTAAAGGTGATTTAGTAGGAAGTTGGGATGAAAATGGTGTTGGAACTTTAGATGAAAGATTTGTTTATAATGATGGAGAAAAACAAACAAGAGTTTGGACGTTAAAACCAACTTTAGATGGTAAATACATAGGTACAGCAGGTGATATTGTAGGTGAAGCTACAATGTTAGTAAATGGAAATACGGTTATGATGGATTATACTATG
The window above is part of the Malaciobacter marinus genome. Proteins encoded here:
- the prx-suh gene encoding thiol peroxidase Prx-SUH; amino-acid sequence: MAITHLKGEEVKLTGNEINVSDVAPIVKIVGQDLSEIQVGGEEGCAQVLVVVPSLDTPVCAAEARKFNEEAVKLDNVEVVVASMDLPFAMGRFCTTEGIENLKVGSDFRNKELATAYGVLIESGALRGVAARAVFVINASGVVVYKEICNEITEEPNYDAAFEAAKEATNTSCCGTCQ
- a CDS encoding NnrS family protein produces the protein MTTWYKNFSSQPHQAFFSNGMIFFILFLSLILGVYTQKISIDSSILDYHAYSMIHIVFIQFFIGFLYVVFPRFLVQAQIKVSTYMKHFYLYFFSSVGFFISLLFANEYLFLFSFTLLLAQILSFKTLYEIYKNSKVTNKYDAKWILICFFAGLISHILFYISFFDVSFSFTLKKLAINSGFYIFSFGIIFAVSQRMIPFFTQVKVPEYKINKSSKIMEIFFFLMLLKVIALFFENAYFSLISDTLFFVFFVNELIKWKLPIFKVSAIMWVLYLSLFWIPLGFFISILENSFSILNIDFIFEKASLHAFALGYFTTILLGFGTRVVLGHSGRTPYANSFTKFLFLALQGVIILRVFASFTLNSNLNYVFWINISSFFLLLILILWSSSYLKILLKGK
- the msrP gene encoding protein-methionine-sulfoxide reductase catalytic subunit MsrP — protein: MYKLTKKDWEISENEVTSKELFDNRRTFLKLGAASVIASGSIMEALAKEKMPIKNLKFTEDPNPNNLILNTYEQITSHNNFYEFTTNQRKVKDMAHTLNTKNWTIKVDGLVEKPMTLDFDDLLKKFALEERIYRFRCVEGWSMVVPWIGFELSKLIKYLKPLSSAKYIRFETLYDEQMFPDQKNKVFNAIDYPYVEGLRMDEAMNELTLMAVGLYGSSMPKQNGAPIRLIVPWKYGFKSIKSIAKISFTDKEPLNTWQKENPKEYGFYANVNPKVDHPRWSQARERVLGKFFKQNTLMFNGYEKQVAHLYKGMDLTKDF
- a CDS encoding sulfite oxidase heme-binding subunit YedZ; translation: MKYLLFVLFLLPLVVTSYELFILQNVNDPIKYIYTVTGVISTVLLFFSICLSMIRKWVNLIKYRKMIGLFGFFYAFLHFLNFTILDAQLDFSFIIKQSLDKPFIYIGMIAFFILLFMAITSKKNLFKKYNKYHKLIYFALILITIHFVMAQKSLTFIQFSYIILILAIGYFKLLQQIIKRNTI
- a CDS encoding SDR family NAD(P)-dependent oxidoreductase; the protein is MSRKIWIIGASSGIGLNLVLLWLEKGYSVIVSARSATKSKELISLMGKYPSKLTLINIDVSNESSIKDSLEKIKSQEHKIDLLFYNAAVYNTFDLDNWNIKDFEQMVDINYLGAIRVISILKDFFQEQGFGKWIFNCSLSSDFGLPYGGAYSASKAALVNILQSIHPELKRKNIELQIINHGFVNTRLTKKNDFEMPQLLEPIDAAKIIASQIEKNKGFEIRFPFKLALFLKLLKILPYFISLNITKRLLK
- a CDS encoding nuclear transport factor 2 family protein codes for the protein MKNKDYLKAYCEFFETINKDTQFEKYNYFFDENSIFQDPFQKVVGVEKIYEVFQDMYEVLYEAKFIVLSHSCDETQSFIHWIFEYKTKKDSDFNSFEGVSIVKFNDNARVSSHVDYWDAASNIYEKIPLLGFILRLIKKKISINE
- a CDS encoding MFS transporter, with protein sequence MNKELSKLKLFSYSLFAIPLAILGLPLYIYLPTFYAKDVGIDMALVGATLLIARVIDVFTDPIIGRLSDKYFKRYVFIIIGSIIVLFSFYFLTHPLSNANAFYLFIFSVLIYTGWSLLTIPYFSLSAEISFNKNHNNLLASSREFFTIIAVVLALFLPYYYNISKDEQKSLLLMWELVLYLLPILLIFLVFGTKNTQKIDADITIKESFVFLKENSFKFRKLFFAFFINNIANAIPATLFILFVTYVLNEKDSIGVLLLVYFLSGVLALPFWYYISKRFGKKNSWIYSIILASLVFLYVPFLSEGDFVPFLIVCIISGFSLGADMFLPSSIQADIAQEFTKQNSQFTGVLFSFWAMLTKLALASAVGITFIILGVFGFDSNPQSSTSQLLLSSLYGFFPITLKLLAVVFILKSKHLKY
- a CDS encoding lipocalin family protein, translating into MFYKLLIIILFTLNANALEPVKFASIDKFSGLWYEIARTPNFYQESCVASSVEYVLQEDNTYNIYNRCFENEIGGKLIEYSGVGKTASKNKKSISKIDMTYFWIFTKRYNIVYIDQDYKNAVVSDEDKKNIWIMSRTPKMKKEKLDFILEKLKAHIDLNRLIFTKQDKQGRYK
- a CDS encoding NAD(P)/FAD-dependent oxidoreductase, whose protein sequence is MKIAVIGAGISGLASAYLLSKKHEVDLYEKESRLGGHARTTIVQEDDKEFGVDTGFLVFNHETYPLLTKLFKQLGVKIENSDMSFGFWDKKTNVAYNGDSLSGLFFQKKNIFSYNHYKMIMDILKFNKKANKDLEINHEDLNKNLGEYLSIFSDVFKQRYILPMGAAIWSTPDTKMNDFPARTFLQFFKNHGLLGVGTHHQWLTVSNGSINYVKRISEYISGKIVIDSNIVKVKRENNKVVLENSVNDTFFYDKVIFACHAPQVLELLEDASDDEKEILSCFLYKQNKAVLHTDKNALYPDKKIYAAWNYTNNKDRTSVSLSYWINRLQNLKTKKDYFVTLNEDYKFQDYIEEVSYEHPQFDRKAIQAQEKRDLINGKNNSYFAGAYWRYGFHEDGLYSANTIAKEFGCEL
- a CDS encoding DUF1365 domain-containing protein, whose translation is MSHQFLEGKIYHKRFEPKVHEFTYGFYLLDIDLGDFQSLKNQKYFSINRLNLFSFYAKDHFGKNNDFIQNVKELLEKFKIDEEDVSLRFITLPRICNFVFNPISLLLIIKDEKPIYMLAEVHNYNGGNIIYDLKLQEDEDNKYSAVITKDMYVSPFFNRDGTYFFTLILKEDFLSLKIDYHEKKEKSLTAVFSGKPLTFSSKNILRLFFKYWFLTIFVVTRTLWHSLKLYKKGLKWHSPTKQDETRRF
- a CDS encoding SAM-dependent methyltransferase, with translation MKKFWEKFGYGFLSKIEKGTLEVVFSNGKKEIFGDSFNPKATLYIKNNNFFKKVMLYGDIGFAESYMDEDFETNNLTNLISIALLNSNKLGSLSSDEKNNKLINLLPQFNRIKHILRKNSKNNSRKNISEHYDLSNDFFKLFLDDTMMYSSAVFENKDEDLFEAQKRKISLLAQKLRIDENSHVLEIGSGWGSMALHLAKERKCKVTTVTLSKEQKALCLKRFKEEKIEDAIEILLKDYRDLDGKYDAIIAVEMFEAVGREYFDVFFKKCQELLKPSGVLAMQVITMPDCRYEHYCKSTDFIQKYIFPGGHLPSVGKILDVTSKHTRLNLLHMEEFTEDYAKTLNIWHENFINKLAEVKKLGFDNYFIRMWKMYLNYCEAAFITRNINLVQLVFSRDQNIYLNKGLV
- a CDS encoding DUF3833 domain-containing protein, which codes for MNLKIFYTLGFCFFLGGCGSMKISDFNNTTPKFVPQDYFDGKLTAYGLVKNRSGEIIRTFKGDLVGSWDENGVGTLDERFVYNDGEKQTRVWTLKPTLDGKYIGTAGDIVGEATMLVNGNTVMMDYTMEIPYNGSTINIDVKDWLHLQEDGVIINHSKMKKFGITVGELVITIIKDFPKN